TCGTATTCGAAATCTTTTCGTTTCCATCTTCGCCACTCGTCCCGAGTTCGTATTCCCAGTTCAGCATTGGTCTCACCTCTAAGACGGTATTGAGTGACAATCCTTTTCGTAGCTATAAAATCCACAAGTTCTTTTTTGATATCCATAAATCGGCAAAACAAAGCAGCATGATCCCGGATATGAGGATTTCCTGTCTCTGTGCAGAAGGCATCATGAATTTtacccaaataactcatactagGTAAACCGTTCATCCGTCGTTCTTCACCTCTCTTCGGGTAGTGTATTACATAgtttctacaaagagataaatcttcatcttgaGTGAATCTAGGATCATCCATAATTTAACCAGAAAGTAGAGAAGTTTTTGTAGAGAAGAAGTGATGTGTGAGTTTGAAACGGATGAAGTGAATGATTTATAAGGAATGCTAGCGGTTGAGTTTCCACTGCTAGCGATTAAGTCTAGACCGCTGCTTTTAATGACCGTTAAaagatttaaacttaaaaaacaaaattacggaacaacaaatgaaacttaaacaatttaaaaaaataaaaataaataacaaatgaAACCTTGGCTAAGCCACTATtttcccagcttgttgctaggttaccaactaaaggctttgtataagttctgtttattaatttaaataataaattgagcaaaaatgattttattaatgaaacaataataaaaaaataaaaacaaatgaaacaaacaCTACTCAAACACTACTCAATTTGTCCCTCTTCTCTTCCAAACTCAGCCCATAGATTCGCTCTGAGATCTTCCCTCAACCTGTTATACAGAGTTTTGTTCTCAATATGACTGGTTATTTGCGCATAGTTCCTTGCAGGTAATCCTCTAGATGGTATAATCTCAGGTcttaagtcttcatcttgatggtTAGTCCAATTCTTATTACGACGAGTCTCCTGGATAACCATGTTATGTATAATGATGCAAGTCAGCATAGTCTTATGCATTTCACGAGCACTTAAACCACGATAAGGCCTACAAATGATTGCGAACTTCCGCTTCAGAATTCCAAAAGCCCGTTCCACATCCTTTCTCAGATTCATCTGTTTACTATTGAAAAACGAGTATGAACGACCCATTTCATCGGCAGGTGGCTGATGGTAacattgaactaaagttgaccattttggataaattccaTCTGCAAGATAATAACCATGAGTGTTGTGATTCCCGTTGATACTGAAATTTACCTGAGGAGAAATTCCATActttaaatcttcaaacaaaGGCGATTTGTGTAAAACATTTATATCGTTTTGAGATCCCGGGagaccaaaaaaagcgtgccatatccaacaatcataag
This genomic stretch from Papaver somniferum cultivar HN1 chromosome 5, ASM357369v1, whole genome shotgun sequence harbors:
- the LOC113278935 gene encoding uncharacterized protein LOC113278935 yields the protein MAREADARLFFPDCVFSDENFQGRFRMPRHLVLKIIGELCQVEPQFNYQYDALNIRGHSPEQKVTSALRILGYDRPLDSNDKYLRIDVREILKQNQERGFPGMSGSLDCMHWVNFSINGNHNTHGYYLADGIYPKWSTLVQCYHQPPADEMGRSYSFFNSKQMNLRKDVERAFGILKRKFAIICRPYRGLSAREMHKTMLTCIIIHNMVIQETRRNKNWTNHQDEDLRPEIIPSRGLPARNYAQITSHIENKTLYNRLREDLRANLWAEFGREEGQIE